From the bacterium genome, one window contains:
- a CDS encoding amine dehydrogenase — protein sequence MRCLLLIAVVLLGALRGAAEVAPEHTGAVESLPAPQPHWVWTADLILQRSALIDADDGRFLGMINGGYGTVMPLVARTRPEIYVPATYYSRGTHGTRTDVVEIYDPTHLAVQGEVVIPPKRATNAVALAHAALSDDDRFLALFNWTTGTSLSIVDLRERRFAGEIETPGCSLVFAAGPRRFFSLCADGAVFTLTLNDDGSEASRALSPPFFDPRVDPVTEKAVRNGDEWLFVSFDGIIHPVDGSGETPRFGPTWSLVDDADKRESWRIGGLEHLAVHRASGRLYALMHRGGADTHKDPGEEVWVFDLASHRRVARIPLVNPGFTIYGFPIGSGSGVLARLIDWLLDHVAPPLVHFIAVTQDAQPLLVTSSQFSGMLGVYDAQSGAFLRRAGPTGWTSDVLQAPWGGS from the coding sequence ATGCGCTGTCTCCTCCTGATCGCCGTCGTGCTGCTCGGCGCGCTGCGCGGCGCGGCCGAGGTGGCGCCGGAGCACACCGGGGCAGTGGAGAGCCTGCCGGCGCCCCAGCCGCACTGGGTGTGGACCGCGGATCTGATCCTGCAGCGCTCGGCGCTGATCGACGCCGACGACGGTCGCTTCCTCGGCATGATCAACGGCGGGTACGGGACGGTGATGCCGCTCGTCGCGCGCACCCGGCCGGAGATCTACGTGCCGGCGACCTATTACTCGCGCGGCACCCACGGCACGCGCACCGACGTGGTCGAGATCTACGACCCGACGCACCTGGCGGTGCAGGGCGAAGTGGTGATTCCGCCCAAGCGCGCCACCAATGCCGTCGCCCTCGCCCATGCGGCGCTGTCCGATGACGATCGCTTCCTCGCCCTGTTCAATTGGACCACCGGCACCTCGCTCAGCATCGTCGACCTGCGCGAGCGCCGCTTCGCCGGCGAGATCGAGACCCCGGGCTGCAGCCTGGTGTTCGCCGCCGGGCCGCGCCGCTTCTTCTCGCTCTGCGCCGACGGCGCCGTCTTCACGCTGACGCTCAACGACGACGGCAGCGAGGCGAGCCGCGCCCTCAGCCCGCCATTCTTCGACCCGCGCGTCGACCCGGTGACCGAAAAGGCGGTGCGCAATGGCGACGAGTGGCTGTTCGTCTCGTTCGACGGCATCATCCACCCGGTCGACGGCAGCGGCGAGACGCCGCGCTTCGGACCCACGTGGTCGCTGGTCGATGACGCCGACAAACGCGAATCGTGGCGGATCGGCGGCCTCGAGCACCTGGCGGTGCACCGCGCCAGCGGCCGCCTCTACGCGCTCATGCACCGCGGCGGCGCCGACACCCACAAGGATCCGGGGGAGGAGGTGTGGGTCTTCGACCTCGCCAGCCACCGCCGCGTCGCCCGCATTCCGCTGGTGAATCCCGGCTTCACGATCTACGGCTTTCCGATCGGCAGCGGCAGCGGCGTCCTGGCGCGCCTGATCGACTGGCTGCTCGACCACGTCGCGCCGCCGCTGGTCCACTTCATCGCCGTCACCCAGGACGCGCAGCCGCTCTTGGTCACCAGCTCGCAGTTCAGCGGCATGCTCGGCGTCTACGACGCGCAGAGCGGCGCCTTCCTGCGCCGCGCCGGCCCGACCGGGTGGACCAGCGACGTGCTGCAGGCGCCGTGGGGTGGCTCGTGA
- a CDS encoding DUF2889 domain-containing protein yields MRLDQGGHPLHTRALSIVVDGDAGGAWSVAGDLVDLRKRGFTPVGTEIQGAGIIHQMGLTARVDPARRVLETVQARQAVVAFEASAATRGESCRDVVGGLAALHGMPLDDAARLRRVMGGAAGCSHLLAVGQLLCATLADCGDLPSVPAAAVHRQLLRRDLVIDGNEQADGRLAIAIQLGDLRTAPAGAGGRAMDRFLRHDETRLAVLLEGWPASIAALSGGERRRGAADFAAAAWRDLGAELAPLRGLSLGRGAAQALLAATENLPRVRDALLQLAGALIQCRASFPDKWLNAAAAPGHPGLIGMADSCYMWRRGGALERVRGG; encoded by the coding sequence GTGCGCCTCGACCAGGGCGGCCACCCGCTGCACACCCGGGCGCTGTCGATCGTCGTCGACGGCGACGCCGGTGGCGCCTGGTCGGTCGCCGGCGACCTGGTCGATCTGCGCAAGCGCGGCTTCACGCCCGTCGGCACCGAGATCCAGGGCGCCGGCATCATCCACCAGATGGGCCTGACGGCGCGCGTCGATCCGGCGCGGCGCGTGCTCGAGACGGTGCAGGCGCGCCAGGCGGTGGTCGCCTTCGAGGCCTCGGCGGCGACGCGCGGCGAGAGCTGCCGCGACGTGGTCGGCGGGCTCGCCGCGCTGCACGGCATGCCGCTCGACGACGCCGCCCGGCTGCGCCGGGTGATGGGCGGCGCCGCCGGCTGTTCGCATCTGCTCGCCGTCGGCCAGCTTCTGTGCGCCACTCTCGCCGACTGCGGCGACCTGCCGTCGGTGCCCGCCGCCGCCGTGCATCGCCAGTTGCTGCGCCGCGACCTGGTGATCGACGGCAACGAGCAGGCCGACGGCCGGCTGGCGATCGCCATCCAGCTCGGCGACCTGCGCACCGCGCCGGCCGGCGCCGGGGGGCGGGCGATGGACCGCTTCCTGCGTCACGACGAGACGCGGCTGGCGGTGCTGCTCGAAGGCTGGCCGGCGTCGATCGCCGCGCTGTCGGGCGGCGAGCGCCGGCGCGGCGCGGCGGATTTCGCCGCCGCCGCCTGGCGCGACCTCGGCGCCGAGCTGGCGCCGCTGCGCGGTCTGTCGCTCGGTCGGGGCGCGGCGCAGGCGCTGCTGGCCGCGACCGAGAACCTGCCGCGCGTCCGCGACGCGCTGCTGCAGCTCGCCGGCGCGCTCATCCAGTGCCGCGCCTCGTTTCCCGACAAGTGGCTCAATGCCGCCGCCGCGCCCGGGCATCCCGGCCTCATCGGCATGGCCGACTCCTGCTACATGTGGCGCCGCGGCGGCGCGCTGGAACGGGTCCGCGGCGGTTGA
- a CDS encoding PaaI family thioesterase, translating to MSRILAAIPYARFLGVGVEQVEGQLECVLPFRDEIVGNARLPAVHGGVLGAFLELTALLRLLDESGTDRVPKPITFSVDYLRSAGPTTTRARADIFKLGRRIANVHVVAWQDHPSRPVAAGNGKFLL from the coding sequence GTGAGCCGCATCCTCGCGGCCATTCCGTACGCCCGGTTCCTCGGCGTCGGCGTCGAGCAGGTGGAGGGCCAGCTCGAGTGCGTGCTGCCGTTCCGCGACGAGATCGTCGGCAACGCCCGCCTGCCGGCGGTGCACGGCGGCGTTCTCGGGGCGTTTCTCGAGCTGACGGCGCTGCTGCGCCTGCTCGACGAGAGCGGCACCGATCGGGTGCCGAAGCCGATCACCTTCAGCGTCGACTATCTGCGCTCGGCGGGGCCGACCACCACCCGCGCCCGCGCCGACATCTTCAAGCTCGGCCGCCGCATCGCCAACGTGCACGTCGTCGCCTGGCAGGACCACCCGTCGCGCCCGGTCGCCGCCGGCAACGGCAAGTTCCTCCTCTGA
- a CDS encoding PaaI family thioesterase: protein MVSHTPHAHHLGMRVIEIGPAFSICRLPYREEIIGDPQRRVVFGGAITTLLDHASGIAVACALEELVPVATIDLRVDYLRAAEPGCDLFARSDCYRVTRNVAFVRAIAYDRDPADPFAGCMGAFMIGANRSGAPMAQLLRQATQS from the coding sequence ATGGTGAGTCACACGCCGCACGCCCATCACCTCGGCATGCGGGTGATCGAGATCGGTCCGGCCTTCTCCATCTGCCGGCTGCCGTATCGCGAGGAGATCATCGGCGATCCGCAGCGCCGGGTGGTGTTCGGCGGCGCCATCACCACCCTCCTGGACCACGCCTCCGGCATCGCCGTCGCCTGCGCGCTCGAGGAGCTGGTGCCGGTGGCCACCATCGACCTGCGCGTCGACTACCTGCGCGCCGCCGAGCCGGGCTGCGATCTCTTCGCGCGCTCGGACTGCTACCGCGTCACCCGCAACGTCGCCTTCGTGCGCGCCATCGCCTACGACCGCGACCCCGCCGATCCCTTCGCCGGCTGCATGGGCGCGTTCATGATCGGCGCCAACCGCAGCGGCGCGCCGATGGCGCAGCTCCTGCGCCAGGCGACCCAGTCGTGA
- a CDS encoding endonuclease/exonuclease/phosphatase family protein: protein MASRFAVLLGLVLAASPAGALGTFTCYQAKDLKQPKFVATTVSLLSDQFATRTGAAVKKPALLCSPASVDGQAAVAPAAHLACYKTKPHKLAAPVQVQMTDALGGGRLALQKATLLCVPAAATVQPVASSGSLLALTYNVAGLPEGLSGSHPAANTPLIAPRLNAYDLVLMQETWQTPNPNPLAPTRVYHEILVAGSQHPYKSVSATHPFGSDPDRPSAILGDGLNLFSRFRFDDTVRQRWSGCWNTAADCLALKGFSVSRMVLPIGGSVDVYDLHMEAGSAPEDKALRDAGVTQLATFINAHSAGRAVIVGGDFNLHTDREPDATQFQRLLADANLTDACAFLGCPDPARIDKVLVRSSAQVTLTPTSWSLETADFLDGDGEPLSDHEPVAVRIDWTVAP, encoded by the coding sequence ATGGCATCACGGTTCGCGGTCCTGCTGGGGCTCGTGCTGGCGGCGTCGCCGGCGGGCGCGCTCGGCACCTTCACCTGTTACCAGGCGAAGGACCTGAAACAGCCGAAGTTCGTGGCGACCACGGTGTCGCTGCTGAGCGATCAGTTCGCCACCCGCACCGGCGCCGCGGTGAAGAAGCCGGCGTTGCTGTGCTCGCCGGCGAGCGTCGACGGACAGGCGGCGGTCGCGCCCGCGGCGCATCTCGCCTGCTACAAGACCAAGCCGCACAAGCTGGCGGCGCCCGTCCAGGTCCAGATGACCGACGCCCTCGGCGGCGGCCGGTTGGCGCTGCAGAAGGCCACCCTGCTCTGCGTCCCAGCGGCGGCGACCGTGCAGCCGGTGGCCTCGAGCGGCAGCCTGCTGGCGCTGACCTACAACGTCGCCGGCCTGCCGGAGGGCCTCTCCGGCTCGCACCCGGCGGCGAACACGCCGCTGATCGCGCCGCGCCTGAACGCCTACGACCTGGTGCTGATGCAGGAGACCTGGCAGACGCCGAACCCGAATCCGCTGGCGCCGACGCGCGTGTACCACGAGATCCTGGTCGCCGGCAGCCAGCACCCGTACAAGTCGGTGTCCGCCACGCACCCCTTCGGCAGCGATCCGGACCGGCCGAGCGCGATCCTCGGCGACGGGCTGAACCTGTTCTCCCGCTTCCGCTTCGACGACACCGTCCGCCAGCGCTGGTCGGGCTGCTGGAACACCGCCGCCGACTGCCTGGCCCTGAAGGGGTTCAGCGTCTCGCGCATGGTGCTGCCGATCGGTGGCAGCGTCGACGTCTACGACCTGCACATGGAGGCCGGCAGCGCGCCCGAGGACAAGGCCCTGCGCGATGCCGGGGTCACCCAGCTCGCGACCTTCATCAACGCCCACTCGGCCGGCCGGGCGGTGATCGTCGGCGGCGATTTCAACCTGCACACCGATCGCGAGCCGGATGCGACCCAGTTCCAGCGCCTGCTCGCCGACGCCAACCTCACCGACGCCTGCGCCTTCCTCGGCTGCCCCGACCCGGCCCGCATCGACAAGGTCCTGGTGCGCAGCAGCGCCCAGGTGACGCTGACCCCGACGTCGTGGTCGCTGGAGACCGCCGACTTCCTCGACGGCGACGGCGAGCCGCTGAGCGACCACGAGCCGGTGGCGGTGCGCATCGACTGGACGGTGGCGCCGTAG
- a CDS encoding DGQHR domain-containing protein, which produces MLATQVRQKDSRFYFVAYPAEDLLRRVRFISRYYGEGETIEATAPRKDDEVATFIAKIERSDAAFQRGLARKKVKAIQDFYAEAVHQPPIPGAVLLFTPEELRFEAIGSFENVGNLEEPRQPYLIIDGQHRLAALHFYREKFPAEAKGILVPCMIFDGKTEDFATEMFVTINSTPTRINKSHLVDLYERVAYAAPDKKLAAKACELIYAESDSPLQYRVNRLGGRSRQVKWILQAELFNEVHRWVRLEARRLKVKSLSRSRDVERAARAEIYEPLRDFLIAAHQALVSSWGNERYMVTRAVTLKALVRVCADLHRADGAADDRVRRWTNKLRRLREIEPDFRVEGFYERFPAKGQVERVARIHRRIDQLLGITPIAASRDQEA; this is translated from the coding sequence ATGCTCGCGACGCAGGTACGGCAGAAGGACAGTCGCTTCTACTTCGTGGCCTATCCGGCGGAGGACCTGTTGCGCCGGGTGCGTTTCATCAGCCGCTACTACGGCGAGGGCGAGACCATCGAAGCGACGGCGCCGCGCAAGGACGACGAGGTGGCGACCTTCATCGCCAAGATCGAGCGCTCCGATGCCGCTTTCCAGCGCGGCCTGGCGCGCAAGAAGGTGAAGGCGATCCAGGATTTCTACGCCGAGGCGGTGCACCAGCCGCCGATCCCCGGGGCGGTGCTGCTGTTCACGCCCGAGGAGCTGCGCTTCGAGGCCATCGGCAGCTTCGAGAACGTCGGCAACCTGGAGGAGCCGCGCCAGCCGTACCTGATCATCGACGGCCAACACCGCCTGGCGGCGCTGCACTTCTACCGCGAGAAGTTTCCCGCCGAGGCGAAGGGCATCCTGGTGCCGTGCATGATCTTCGACGGCAAGACCGAGGACTTCGCCACCGAGATGTTCGTCACCATCAACTCGACGCCGACCCGCATCAACAAGAGCCACCTCGTCGACCTCTACGAGCGCGTCGCCTACGCGGCGCCGGACAAGAAGCTGGCGGCCAAGGCCTGCGAGCTGATCTACGCCGAGTCCGACAGCCCGTTGCAGTACCGCGTCAACCGCCTCGGCGGGCGCTCGCGCCAGGTGAAGTGGATCCTGCAGGCGGAGCTCTTCAACGAGGTCCACCGCTGGGTGCGGCTGGAGGCGCGGCGCCTGAAGGTGAAGAGTCTGAGCCGCAGCCGCGACGTCGAGCGCGCGGCGCGCGCCGAGATCTACGAGCCGCTGCGCGATTTCCTGATCGCGGCGCACCAGGCGCTGGTCAGCTCGTGGGGCAACGAGCGCTACATGGTGACCCGCGCCGTGACCCTGAAGGCGCTGGTGCGGGTGTGCGCCGACCTGCATCGCGCCGACGGCGCCGCCGACGACCGCGTCCGCCGCTGGACCAACAAGCTGCGCCGCCTGCGCGAGATCGAGCCCGACTTCCGCGTCGAGGGCTTCTACGAGCGCTTCCCGGCCAAGGGCCAGGTCGAGCGCGTCGCCCGCATCCACCGCCGCATCGACCAACTGCTCGGCATCACCCCGATCGCCGCCAGTCGCGACCAGGAGGCCTGA
- a CDS encoding hemerythrin domain-containing protein, with the protein MARQHRAVRIEVSELRGMIDSCRATQRTDGYRHMLAVLVGRLRERLLHHFEAEESRAPLAGLAVEHGALLEEGGRLALLLRSPTAPPDVVARTMRWLDALRRHEQGEDGSLAR; encoded by the coding sequence ATGGCGCGCCAGCATCGCGCGGTGCGCATCGAGGTGAGCGAGTTGCGCGGCATGATCGACAGTTGTCGCGCCACCCAGCGCACCGACGGCTACCGGCACATGCTGGCGGTGCTGGTCGGACGGCTGCGCGAACGGCTGCTGCACCACTTCGAGGCCGAGGAGAGCCGCGCCCCCCTCGCCGGTCTCGCGGTCGAGCACGGCGCCCTGCTCGAAGAAGGCGGCCGGCTCGCCCTCCTCCTCCGTTCGCCGACTGCCCCGCCCGACGTGGTCGCCAGGACCATGCGCTGGCTCGATGCCCTGCGCCGCCACGAACAGGGAGAGGACGGCTCCCTGGCGCGCTGA
- a CDS encoding phytanoyl-CoA dioxygenase family protein translates to MDIPRFAAGVPASQVADALAAAGCAIVERLVDRELLDRARHELRPWLETTPPGRDEFAGFRTRRTGGLLGRSATCRELVQHPTALDTTRAVLAHATSFQLHLTQVIAIGPGEPAQMIHRDQWAFDFFPFPTGYEVQCNTIWAMSDFTDANGATRVVPGSHRHEDRLQMRAEDTLPAEMPAGSLLLYTGSLYHGAGENRSNTVRYGLNLTYSLSWLRQEENQYLAVPAEVARTFDEPLLRLMGYARGAYALGYVDDLRDPLDALLGRATADTDLGELEQARARLRG, encoded by the coding sequence ATGGACATTCCCCGCTTCGCCGCCGGCGTGCCGGCGAGCCAGGTCGCCGACGCCCTCGCCGCCGCCGGCTGCGCCATCGTCGAGCGTCTGGTCGACCGCGAGCTGCTCGATCGCGCCCGTCACGAGCTGCGGCCCTGGCTCGAGACGACGCCGCCCGGACGCGACGAGTTCGCCGGCTTCCGCACCCGCCGCACCGGCGGCCTGCTCGGCCGTTCCGCCACCTGCCGCGAGTTGGTGCAGCATCCGACGGCGCTCGACACGACCCGCGCCGTCCTCGCCCACGCCACCAGCTTCCAACTCCATCTCACGCAGGTGATCGCCATCGGCCCGGGCGAACCGGCGCAGATGATCCATCGCGACCAGTGGGCCTTCGACTTCTTTCCCTTCCCGACCGGCTACGAGGTGCAGTGCAACACCATCTGGGCGATGAGCGACTTCACCGACGCCAACGGCGCCACCCGGGTGGTCCCCGGCAGCCACCGCCACGAGGACCGGCTGCAGATGCGAGCCGAGGACACCCTGCCCGCCGAGATGCCCGCCGGATCGCTCCTGCTCTACACTGGCTCGCTCTACCACGGCGCCGGAGAAAATCGCTCGAATACAGTCCGTTACGGGCTGAACCTGACTTACTCACTGAGCTGGCTGCGGCAGGAGGAGAACCAGTACCTGGCGGTGCCCGCGGAGGTGGCGCGGACCTTCGACGAGCCGCTGCTCCGGCTCATGGGGTATGCCCGCGGCGCCTATGCGCTCGGCTACGTCGACGACCTGCGCGATCCGCTCGACGCCCTGCTCGGCCGCGCCACCGCGGATACCGACCTCGGCGAGCTCGAACAGGCCCGAGCGCGGCTCCGCGGCTGA
- a CDS encoding DUF3108 domain-containing protein, whose translation MKRLVLALLLVPLLPGPTSATGVTLEYDVLYGPLQVMTLRSTARFAPAGYETSTQVRTVGLAGVLFPWTADANTVGRRGDGGLLPLRHRAHGEYRGSERSVALDYGADGAVQAVIAPPPEADDRQPVPDAERRATIDPLTATLTAVQDGCRGILRVFDGRRRYDLALADQGESELPAATPAYRGRAQHCQAQVTPRTGFWQATAQHDERPAQLDVWIAAPTPDVMRVPVYMRLSGARGTLGFRLSAATPLP comes from the coding sequence ATGAAGCGGCTGGTGCTCGCGCTCCTGCTCGTCCCGCTGCTGCCCGGACCGACTTCCGCGACCGGCGTGACGCTCGAATACGATGTCCTCTACGGACCGCTGCAGGTGATGACGCTGCGCAGCACGGCGCGCTTCGCGCCCGCCGGCTACGAGACCAGCACCCAGGTGCGCACGGTCGGCCTGGCCGGCGTGCTCTTCCCCTGGACGGCCGACGCCAACACCGTCGGCAGGCGCGGCGACGGCGGCTTGCTGCCGCTCCGCCACCGCGCCCATGGCGAGTACCGCGGCAGCGAGCGCTCCGTCGCCCTCGACTACGGCGCCGACGGCGCCGTGCAGGCGGTGATCGCGCCGCCGCCGGAAGCCGACGATCGCCAGCCGGTCCCGGATGCCGAGCGGCGGGCGACCATCGACCCGCTCACCGCGACCCTGACCGCGGTGCAGGACGGCTGCCGCGGCATCCTGCGCGTCTTCGACGGCCGCCGCCGCTACGACCTGGCGCTCGCCGACCAGGGCGAGAGCGAGCTGCCGGCCGCCACGCCGGCCTACCGCGGCCGCGCCCAGCACTGCCAGGCGCAGGTGACGCCGCGCACCGGGTTCTGGCAGGCGACCGCGCAGCACGACGAGCGGCCGGCGCAGCTCGACGTGTGGATCGCGGCGCCGACGCCCGACGTCATGCGCGTCCCCGTCTACATGCGACTCTCCGGGGCGCGCGGCACCCTCGGGTTCCGGCTCAGCGCTGCCACTCCCCTGCCCTGA